One Thermodesulfovibrio thiophilus DSM 17215 genomic window carries:
- the xerC gene encoding tyrosine recombinase XerC produces MSKIKSYINDFLNYISLQKGDSPHTLRAYRSDLEEFFNFVKVEPEKVEPILIRGFLSEQLLKGKTKTTVARKLSTLRSFFLYLYSEGIIDINPARVVSSVKIKRALPKFLTVDDAFRLVESPSEDKFSAYRDRAILEILYGSGIRVSELCGLNLDDLDLKEELIKVRGKGNKERIVPIGNKAKEILKKYLAIRQILRIKKKLVVDETPLFINNRGNRLSTRHVRRIIDKHARAIGLIEKISPHVLRHTFASHLLMEGADLRVIQELLGHSSLSTTQIYTHVDLKHLIEVYDRSHPLSKED; encoded by the coding sequence GTGAGCAAAATTAAAAGTTATATAAACGATTTTTTAAATTATATAAGCCTGCAAAAAGGCGATTCACCTCATACGTTAAGAGCCTATAGAAGTGATCTTGAGGAATTTTTCAATTTTGTAAAAGTAGAGCCAGAAAAAGTTGAACCTATACTGATTAGAGGTTTTCTATCAGAACAGTTACTTAAAGGTAAAACAAAAACCACTGTTGCAAGAAAACTTTCCACATTGAGGTCATTTTTTTTGTATCTTTATTCAGAGGGAATCATAGACATAAATCCAGCAAGAGTTGTCTCATCAGTAAAAATAAAGAGAGCCTTGCCTAAATTTCTTACTGTAGATGATGCTTTCAGACTTGTAGAGTCTCCATCTGAAGATAAATTCAGTGCTTATCGAGATAGAGCTATTCTTGAAATTCTTTATGGCAGCGGTATAAGAGTAAGCGAGCTATGTGGATTAAATTTAGATGATTTAGATTTAAAGGAAGAATTAATAAAAGTGCGTGGCAAGGGGAATAAAGAAAGGATAGTGCCTATTGGAAATAAAGCCAAAGAAATCCTGAAAAAGTATTTAGCAATAAGACAGATATTGCGGATTAAGAAAAAACTTGTAGTGGATGAAACCCCTCTATTTATAAATAATAGAGGTAACAGGCTATCCACCAGACATGTAAGAAGAATTATAGACAAACATGCAAGAGCTATTGGATTGATTGAAAAAATCTCTCCTCATGTTTTACGACACACATTTGCAAGCCATCTTCTTATGGAAGGTGCTGACTTAAGGGTAATTCAGGAATTACTCGGACATTCGTCTCTCTCAACAACTCAGATTTATACCCATGTAGATTTAAAGCATTTAATAGAAGTTTATGATAGATCACATCCGCTCTCAAAGGAGGACTAA
- the hypA gene encoding hydrogenase maturation nickel metallochaperone HypA gives MHEASIAYELLNIATRECGRNGYSKIQSIKVIVGRASGVMTDALLFAFNVLKEGTPAQDAELIVEEIPVKGLCKECGHEFTSNESYLVVECPFCGSFSLEIVSGRELNITEMEVNDEN, from the coding sequence ATGCACGAGGCTTCTATAGCTTATGAGTTACTTAATATTGCTACAAGAGAGTGTGGTAGAAACGGATACAGCAAAATTCAATCAATTAAAGTTATCGTCGGCAGGGCATCAGGAGTGATGACTGATGCCCTGCTTTTTGCTTTCAATGTTTTAAAAGAGGGCACCCCTGCTCAAGATGCTGAATTAATTGTTGAGGAAATTCCAGTGAAAGGGCTTTGCAAAGAATGTGGCCACGAGTTCACAAGCAATGAATCCTATCTGGTTGTTGAGTGTCCTTTCTGTGGTAGTTTTTCATTAGAAATAGTCTCCGGAAGAGAGCTTAATATTACAGAAATGGAGGTAAATGATGAAAATTAA
- the hypB gene encoding hydrogenase nickel incorporation protein HypB, whose amino-acid sequence MKIKVTTRILDANDRIAEENKKMFKDLGVYVINLMSSPGAGKTSLLERTIQAVKDKVKVGVIEGDITGTNDAERIDRLGVPVVQINTEGACHLDANMIADAVKDLPLKELDVLFIENVGNLVCPAEFKVGEDMKVMILSLTEGDDKPLKYPLMFQESSVLIINKIDLKDLLDVNVDKIKKDALSLNPNIKIFEVSCKTGYGIDEWTNWLMTSIS is encoded by the coding sequence ATGAAAATTAAAGTTACAACGAGAATACTGGACGCAAATGACAGAATAGCAGAAGAGAACAAAAAAATGTTCAAAGATCTAGGAGTTTATGTTATAAATCTCATGAGTTCACCCGGTGCTGGTAAAACATCTCTTCTTGAAAGAACAATTCAGGCTGTTAAAGATAAAGTTAAAGTTGGTGTTATTGAAGGTGATATTACAGGAACAAATGATGCTGAAAGAATCGATAGACTGGGAGTTCCGGTCGTGCAGATTAATACAGAAGGAGCATGTCATCTAGACGCAAATATGATAGCTGATGCGGTAAAAGATTTACCTTTAAAAGAGTTAGATGTGCTATTCATTGAAAATGTTGGCAATCTTGTATGTCCTGCGGAATTCAAAGTTGGTGAGGACATGAAAGTAATGATATTGAGCCTTACAGAGGGAGATGATAAACCACTTAAATATCCATTGATGTTTCAGGAATCATCAGTTTTAATAATAAATAAAATTGATCTGAAAGATTTGCTTGATGTAAATGTTGATAAAATAAAAAAAGATGCTCTATCTCTTAATCCAAACATAAAGATTTTTGAAGTTTCCTGTAAAA
- a CDS encoding YtxH domain-containing protein, with amino-acid sequence MEDDRGFSTKSVFLSFLLGGILGAGMALILAPQSGRETRGKIKETADDVKEKAQVYVQEAKGKIVSTLDKAKETLEEKKSALTKALEAGKEAYEKEVSKEKEQEG; translated from the coding sequence ATGGAAGATGACAGAGGATTCAGCACAAAATCGGTATTTTTATCATTTCTCCTTGGTGGAATACTTGGAGCTGGAATGGCACTAATTCTTGCTCCTCAATCTGGAAGAGAAACAAGAGGAAAGATTAAAGAAACAGCTGACGATGTAAAAGAAAAAGCACAAGTTTATGTCCAAGAAGCAAAGGGGAAAATAGTCTCTACCCTTGATAAAGCAAAGGAAACACTTGAAGAAAAAAAGTCAGCTCTTACAAAAGCGTTAGAGGCAGGTAAGGAAGCTTATGAAAAAGAAGTTTCCAAAGAAAAGGAACAAGAAGGATAA
- a CDS encoding inositol-3-phosphate synthase has translation MGKIKLAVVGVGNCASALIQGIEYYKKHGVIDHVPGLMHFNLGGYFPGDIEIVAAFDIDERKVNKPIREAIFAKPNCTQIFYPDLPDIPVKVSMGPVLDGVADHMKDYPDDKRFIPAKIEPVDVVKVLKEACADVMVSYLPVGSEEATKYYAQAALDAHVAFINCIPVFIASNNEWIKKFEEKNVPIVGDDVKSQIGATIVHRAITKLCMDRGVKITNTYQLNVGGNTDFLNMLNRSRLASKKISKTEAVTSQICHNITADHVHIGPSDYIPWLNDNKICFLRIEGEIFGNIPINLELRLSVEDSPNSAGVVIDAIRCCKLARDRGVGGLLISPSAYFMKHPLTQYPDEEARNMVEEFIEGKRER, from the coding sequence ATGGGTAAAATAAAACTTGCAGTTGTTGGTGTTGGAAATTGTGCCAGTGCTCTTATCCAGGGAATTGAATACTATAAAAAGCATGGTGTTATAGACCATGTTCCTGGGTTAATGCATTTTAATCTTGGAGGATATTTCCCAGGAGACATAGAGATTGTGGCAGCTTTTGACATAGATGAAAGAAAAGTAAATAAACCAATTCGTGAAGCTATTTTTGCAAAACCAAATTGTACACAAATATTTTATCCTGATTTGCCAGATATACCTGTTAAGGTTTCTATGGGACCTGTACTTGACGGAGTTGCTGATCATATGAAAGATTATCCTGATGACAAAAGATTTATCCCGGCAAAGATAGAGCCTGTAGATGTGGTAAAAGTTCTCAAAGAAGCCTGTGCTGACGTAATGGTTAGTTATCTTCCAGTTGGTTCAGAAGAGGCAACAAAATATTATGCACAGGCAGCTCTTGATGCTCATGTTGCGTTTATTAACTGTATTCCTGTATTTATTGCATCAAATAATGAATGGATTAAAAAATTCGAAGAGAAAAATGTACCTATAGTAGGAGATGATGTAAAAAGTCAGATTGGAGCAACTATTGTTCACAGAGCGATAACAAAGCTATGTATGGACAGAGGGGTAAAAATAACAAATACTTATCAGTTAAATGTTGGAGGCAATACAGATTTTCTGAATATGTTAAATCGCAGTAGACTTGCTTCAAAAAAGATTTCAAAAACAGAAGCAGTTACAAGTCAGATCTGTCATAATATTACAGCTGATCATGTTCATATTGGTCCATCTGATTATATTCCTTGGTTAAATGATAACAAGATATGTTTTTTAAGAATTGAGGGCGAAATTTTTGGCAATATCCCAATCAATCTTGAGTTAAGGTTAAGTGTAGAGGATTCACCTAATAGTGCAGGTGTAGTTATAGATGCAATAAGATGTTGTAAATTAGCACGTGATAGAGGAGTGGGCGGATTACTTATTTCTCCGTCAGCATATTTTATGAAACATCCACTTACTCAGTATCCAGACGAGGAAGCAAGAAATATGGTGGAGGAGTTTATAGAAGGCAAGAGGGAAAGATAG
- a CDS encoding CDP-alcohol phosphatidyltransferase family protein encodes MLGEKFSHFLDKPLSPLARVFPFNPNFITFLGMIITASSAFLIPISLFWGGVIILLGGVFDMLDGIIARVNGKVTRFGALLDSTLDRIADGLIFLGIALYFFKISDDLALCFNLLCMIASFLISYVRARAEGIGVSCKIGIIERPERLIFLAFGCLTESLYPVIIILTVLSWITVIQRIIYVKKQLKNLPG; translated from the coding sequence TTGCTTGGTGAAAAATTCAGCCATTTTCTAGATAAACCTCTCAGTCCTTTAGCCAGAGTCTTTCCGTTTAATCCAAATTTTATTACTTTTCTTGGAATGATAATTACCGCATCTTCAGCATTTTTGATTCCTATCAGTCTTTTCTGGGGTGGAGTTATTATTCTTTTAGGTGGAGTTTTTGATATGCTTGATGGCATTATTGCAAGAGTGAATGGTAAGGTAACCAGATTCGGAGCTTTACTTGATTCAACTCTTGACAGAATTGCAGATGGCTTGATATTTCTTGGTATTGCATTGTATTTTTTTAAAATTTCAGATGACCTCGCTCTTTGTTTTAACCTGTTATGCATGATAGCTTCATTTCTGATTTCATATGTAAGGGCAAGAGCTGAGGGAATCGGAGTTTCCTGTAAGATAGGAATTATAGAACGACCAGAAAGACTTATTTTTCTTGCTTTTGGATGTCTAACAGAATCTCTGTATCCTGTGATTATTATTCTCACAGTGCTGAGCTGGATAACTGTTATTCAGAGAATTATTTATGTAAAAAAGCAGTTAAAAAATTTGCCGGGGTAA